In one Trichosurus vulpecula isolate mTriVul1 chromosome 8, mTriVul1.pri, whole genome shotgun sequence genomic region, the following are encoded:
- the HMX3 gene encoding homeobox protein HMX3, whose translation MPEPGQEPCSNTSTQPPQPPPPPPPPPPPPPPPPPPPPKDSPFSIKNLLNGDHHRAPPKQQQPPRTLFAPASAAAAAAAAAAAKGALEGAASFALSQVGDLAFPRFEIPAQRFALPAHYLERSPAWWYPYTLTPAGGHLPRPEAAEKSLLRDSSPASGTDRDSPEPLLKPDPDKELDSKSPDEIILEESDSEEGKKDDASSGAGAGAAGQGGEDWKKRADSPEKKPCRKKKTRTVFSRSQVFQLESTFDMKRYLSSSERAGLAASLHLTETQVKIWFQNRRNKWKRQLAAELEAANLSHAAAQRIVRVPILYHENSAAEGSGAAGAPVPVSQPLLTFPHPVYYSHPVVTSVPLLRPV comes from the exons ATGCCGGAGCCGGGACAAGAGCCCTGCAGCAACACTAGCACCCAACCACCCCAGCCGCCGCcgcctcccccacctcctcctccgccgccgccgccgcctccacCGCCACCGCCCAAGGACTCCCCGTTCTCCATCAAGAACCTACTCAATGGAGACCACCATCGGGCGCCCCCAAAGCAGCAGCAGCCCCCAAGGACGCTCTTCGCCCCGGCCTCAGCCGCTGCAGCTGCTGCGGCCGCGGCTGCTGCCAAAGGGGCCTTGGAAGGCGCAGCCAGCTTTGCGCTCTCGCAGGTGGGCGATTTGGCTTTCCCCCGCTTTGAGATCCCAGCGCAGAGGTTTGCGCTACCAGCGCACTATCTGGAGCGGTCTCCAGCCTGGTGGTATCCCTACACCCTGACCCCCGCGGGGGGACACCTGCCCAGGCCAGAAG CGGCCGAGAAATCTCTCTTGCGAGACTCGTCCCCTGCTTCGGGCACAGACAGAGACTCTCCCGAGCCGCTACTCAAGCCGGACCCGGACAAGGAGCTGGACTCCAAGAGCCCGGACGAGATCATCCTAGAGGAGAGTGACTcggaggaaggcaagaaggacGACGCGTCATCTGGGGCCGGCGCCGGGGCAGCCGGGCAGGGCGGCGAGGACTGGAAGAAGAGAGCTGACAGCCCGGAGAAAAAGCCCTGCCGGAAGAAGAAGACGCGCACGGTCTTCTCCCGGAGCCAGGTCTTCCAGCTGGAGTCCACATTCGACATGAAGCGCTACCTGAGTAGCTCAGAGCGTGCGGGCCTGGCCGCCTCCCTGCACCTCACAGAGACCCAGGTGAAGATCTGGTTTCAGAACCGCCGGAACAAGTGGAAGCGACAGTTAGCGGCCGAGCTGGAGGCGGCCAACTTGAGCCACGCAGCCGCGCAGCGCATAGTGCGGGTGCCCATCCTCTACCACGAGAACTCAGCTGCCGAGGGCTCCGGCGCGGCCGGGGCCCCAGTGCCAGTCAGCCAGCCGCTTCTCACCTTCCCCCACCCAGTGTACTACTCTCACCCAGTCGTCACATCGGTGCCATTGCTGCGGCCGGTCTga